The genomic region ATATTTCTCCATGCCCTACCACCTCGGCATAAACGGCTTCGGTGATTTTGCCATCCAACAATGCAGCAAGCTTTTCCAGATCGTGGATAAAGGGCGTAATAAGCGTATCTGCCACCTCAGGGGGCAGTAAAGTGTTGATCAAATCGCTTTGATAACGCCGCAGCGCCTGCTGGACCTGATGGGCGGATAACCGATCATTCTGACTCAGTTTCAGCCAGTTGATTAACTGATTGGTAGTGCTGCCTGCAGCAGAAACAACCATCAAATCACCTGGATCACTGTATTCCGCCATAATTCCGGCGACCCGAAGATAACATTTGGCGTCAGCAAGGCTGCTGCCGCCGAATTTATGCAACTGACGTGTTCCTACCGCCACTTCTGAGTGACTCATGCTTACCCCTCGGCCGCGATCCAAAATGCCTGTTCCAGATCGGCGATCAAATCCTGGTGATCTTCAATTCCTACAGAAATACGCAACAGCGTTTCTGAAATTCCGGCGGCGGCGCGCGCCTCCGCCGACATGCCAGCATGCGTCATGGTCGCGGTGTGAGAAATAAGACTTTCCACACCGCCCAGCGATTCTGCAAGCGTAAAAAGACGCAGCGCCTTCAGAAAGCGGCGGAGCCTTTGCTCATCACCGTCCAGTTCAAAACTCAGCATCGCACCAAAACCCTTCTGCTGACGTACTGCGAACTGATGACCCGCGTTTTCCGGCAAGGAAGGATGATACAACTTTTTCACCAGCGGTTGCTGCTGAAGGTAATCAACAATCGCCAGCGCATTACGCTGTGCTGCTGCCATACGGGGAACCAGCGTACGTAACCCTCGCAGTAACAGGTAGCTGTCGAAGGCTGCCCCCGTCAACCCAATATTGTTGGCCCACCAGGCCAGCTCGGTGACGCACGCCGGATCTTTCGCGATGACCGCTCCCGCGACCACATCGGAGTGACCGTTCAAATATTTAGTGCAGGAATGCACCACTAAATCCGCGCCCAGCGCCAGTGGGTTTTGCAGTGCCGGACTGAGAAACGTGTTATCGACCACGCTTACCGCACCAACCTCACTGGCTACTTTACAGATTGCGACAATATCAACCACGCGCAGAAGTGGATTGCTGGGGCTTTCAATCAGTACCAGTGCAGGCTTTTCGGCAAGTGCTTCTTTCAGTGCAACCTCATTGCCCTGGTCAACAAACTTCACGCGATAAGCACCGCGCTTGCTCAGGCTGTCGAACAAACGGTAGCTCCCACCATAGCAGTCATGCGGTGCGACCAGCAGATCACCTGGTTTCAGGAACACAGTGCATACCAGATGGATGGCAGACATCCCCGTATTGGTCATTACCGCGCCAGCCCCCCCCTCCAGTTCCGCAAGGGCGCACTGGACAACATCACGGGTCGGATTGCCTCGTCGGGAATAATCGTGTGCGCGAGGCTGGTTAAAGTCAGTGAAGTTATACGTGCTTGAAAGATGAATCGGGGGGACAACGCAGCCATACTGTACATCATCATTCAAACCGCTACGAACGGCGATTGTTGCCTGTTTACGCGTCATGGTGCATAAATTCCTGAAAGGGGGTGTAGAGTGTGTTTAAGCATATCAGCACATAAATAGACGTCAATACATCTGGACATCTAAATGTCTTTGCGTACAGATTGAGCAAACTACTAATAACCGTTAATATTATGTCGTTTAAGCCAGTGTGAAGTGCTGTACGTTCCGTGTGGTCGGCACTTTCTTCAAGCATAATTGGCCAAATTTTGGCATTTCCAATTTTAATGATAATTAAGGTAGCCCATGGCTGAATGGA from Erwinia tracheiphila harbors:
- the metB gene encoding cystathionine gamma-synthase; amino-acid sequence: MTRKQATIAVRSGLNDDVQYGCVVPPIHLSSTYNFTDFNQPRAHDYSRRGNPTRDVVQCALAELEGGAGAVMTNTGMSAIHLVCTVFLKPGDLLVAPHDCYGGSYRLFDSLSKRGAYRVKFVDQGNEVALKEALAEKPALVLIESPSNPLLRVVDIVAICKVASEVGAVSVVDNTFLSPALQNPLALGADLVVHSCTKYLNGHSDVVAGAVIAKDPACVTELAWWANNIGLTGAAFDSYLLLRGLRTLVPRMAAAQRNALAIVDYLQQQPLVKKLYHPSLPENAGHQFAVRQQKGFGAMLSFELDGDEQRLRRFLKALRLFTLAESLGGVESLISHTATMTHAGMSAEARAAAGISETLLRISVGIEDHQDLIADLEQAFWIAAEG